The following are encoded together in the Acipenser ruthenus chromosome 24, fAciRut3.2 maternal haplotype, whole genome shotgun sequence genome:
- the LOC117428241 gene encoding uncharacterized protein LOC117428241, producing the protein MAMDTGFATIKEVQWVPGECPEVAMVCLVSEYDSLCSQKLFRSKKVKPVVSLPFKVKAPGLTKPHCTHSAKEIFLQLLDSSTVQTLCKRVNNHAVEEYKLQKRKEKWKAIDNEDFLSWIAVALQGGLFEDLKEDRVKDVISVVEKWQDKFPEGRFLEILQYLKGKKEDQEAQWETIRNLQGKLTQNFQRFYTPDQKLGVRKCTFRFKGQAAKSGPICSELKVAILFDLECGYVCNFFLYSADHLCKQVKSPLVVHILHELLKPYYNKGYHVQLDSSAYMGGRLSEHFAPFGIFLHFTSFWTGYDFNSTSSNTDGHQDLSRSACHHLQGWTGPVIFPLSTEPEELMFLQTLWLVVHLGCVGSFVLSSQQCSKTISLYEFTKALATQLANKEFSSSLLLPPLVCNDLSIKDVTGFSEECKALEYSSSFERDVSSPKQGRRLFPNLTGLINSGNSCYMNAVLQCLSGTASLVEYLLSSVNQDELARRRSDVVCAFITLLTEMWTGEYEHISPVEIRTVIGSLHPQFASNTQQDAQELLLYLFNGLHEDLEKITVRKQPRGSLKRQEAGKSSGHSRETSIITHLFEGQLCYVTLCLQCDNQTRTNEVFTILSLPIPPGAYRCSLLDCLELFFQQNTLTRNNQILCSSCGIKRDTAVLTSISKAPEILILHLKRFEVEGLKKRKLRTDVSFSLENLDLSPYLSSSPSCQSRYYLYAVVNHSGDLDNGHYTAYCKNAVTQRWHRFDDEIVSDIPSYLIQSPNAYILFYTCQDFRLPCLRLSAS; encoded by the exons ATGGCTATGGACACAGGCTTTGCCACAATCAAAGAGGTGCAGTGGGTCCCAGGGGAGTGCCCAGAAGTGGCGATGGTGTGTTTGGTCTCTGAATATGATAGCTTATGCAGCCAGAAACTTTTCAGATCTAAAAAGGTCAAACCTGTTGTTTCATTGCCATTTAAAGTCAAAGCTCCTGGTCTTACAAAGCCTCATTGCACCCACTCCGCGAAGGAGATATTCTTGCAGTTGCTGGATAGCAGCACGGTACAGACTCTCTGTAAAAGGGTTAATAATCACGCTGTGGAGGAATATAAACTCCAGAAGAGAAAGGAAAAGTGGAAAGCAATTGACAACGAGGACTTCCTGTCCTGGATAGCCGTCGCTCTCCAAGGAGGCCTGTTTGAGGACCTGAAGGAGGACAGGGTGAAAGATGTCATTTCTGTCGTGGAAAAGTGGCAAGACAAATTCCCAGAGGGTCGCTTTCTCGAGATTTTGCAGTATTTAAAAGGCAAGAAGGAAGACCAGGAGGCACAGTGGGAAACAATTCGCAATCTGCAAGGCAAACTCACCCAGAATTTCCAGCGGTTTTACACTCCTGATCAGAAGCTTGGTGTCAGAAAATGCACATTTAGGTTCAAAGGTCAAGCAGCCAAGTCTGGGCCAATCTGCAGCGAGCTAAAAGTGGCGATTCTTTTCGATCTGGAATGTGGCTATGTCTGTAATTTCTTCCTGTATTCTGCCGATCACCTTTGTAAACAAGTGAAAAGTCCCCTTGTGGTTCACATACTTCACGAGCTTCTTAAACCTTATTACAATAAGGGTTATCATGTGCAATTGGATAGTTCTGCCTACATGGGTGGGAGATTAAGTGAGCACTTTGCTCCTTTTGGaatatttcttcattttacaAGTTTCTGGACTGGATATGATTTTAACTCCACGTCTTCTAACACTGATGGACATCAGGATTTATCAAGATCAGCGTGTCACCATCTGCAAGGCTGGACAGGCCCTGTCATCTTTCCACTTTCAACAGAGCCTGAAGAGTTAATGTTCCTGCAAACACTCTGGCTTGTGGTGCACCTGGGTTGTGTCGGCTCTTTTGTGTTGAGTTCACAGCAGTGCAGCAAAACGATATCCTTGTACGAGTTTACAAAAGCTCTTGCTACTCAGCTGGCAAATAAGGAGTTCAGTTCCAGTCTACTTTTACCACCGTTAGTTTGCAATGATCTGTCCATAAAGGATGTCACTGGCTtcag TGAAGAATGTAAAGCTTTAGAATACAGCAGCTCTTTTGAAAGAGATGTTTCCAGCCCCAAACAGGGAAGGAGGCTTTTCCCCAACCTTACGGGGCTGATCAACTCGGGAAACTCCTGCTACATGaatgctgtgctgcagtgtctctCCGGCACGGCAAGCCTAGTCGAATACCTTTTATCCAGTGTAAACCAGGACGAGTTAGCCAG ACGCAGGAGTGACGTTGTCTGTGCGTTCATTACCCTTCTGACAGAAATGTGGACAGGGGAATATGAGCACATATCTCCTGTGGAAATAAGGACTGTCATTGGATCTCTGCACCCCCAGTTTGCCAGCAACACTCAGCAGGATGCACAGGAGCTCCTGCTTTACCTGTTCAATGGACTGCATGAGGATCTGGAAAAA ATCACTGTGAGAAAGCAACCCAGAGGAAGCCTGAAGAGGCAGGAAGCTGGTAAATCCTCTGGTCACTCGAGAGAGACCTCCATCATCACTCATCTTTTTGAAGGGCAGCTCTGCTACGTCACGTTGTGTCTCCAGTGTGACAATCAAACCCGCACCAATGAGGTCTTCACCATTCTGTCCTTGCCCATTCCTCCTGGAGCCTATAGATGTTCTCTTCTG GACTGCCTTGAGCTTTTTTTTCAGCAAAACACCTTGACACGGAATAACCAGATTCTTTGCTCCAGCTGTGGGATAAAGCGAGACACTGCTGTTTTGACCAGCATTTCCAAAGCGCCTGAAATTCTCATCTTGCATTTAAAGCg ATTCGAAGTCGAAGGTCTTAAGAAAAGGAAATTGCGGACCGATGTCAGCTTTTCATTGGAAAACCTGGATCTGTCCCCTTATTTATCATCATCCCCATCATGTCAGTCAAGATATTATCTTTACGCAGTAGTG AACCACAGTGGCGATTTGGACAATGGGCACTACACTGCCTACTGCAAGAACGCTGTGACCCAGCGCTGGCACAGGTTTGATGACGAGATCGTCTCTGACATCCCCAGCTACTTGATCCAATCTCCGAATGCCTACATACTTTTCTACACTTGCCAGGATTTCCGGTTGCCCTGTCTCAGACTGAGTGCTTCTtaa